The sequence GGACGAAGCCCCACAAGAACGTGGGAACAATTGGCCACGTTGACCACGGAAAAACAACCCTCACAGCAGCGATCACCCACTGCCTATCCTTAACAGGAAAGGCCCAAGAAGTATCCTACGACCAAATTGACAAAGCCCCAGAAGAGAGGGAAAG comes from Thermovibrio guaymasensis and encodes:
- a CDS encoding GTP-binding protein, which translates into the protein MAKQKFERTKPHKNVGTIGHVDHGKTTLTAAITHCLSLTGKAQEVSYDQIDKAPEERE